The following are encoded in a window of Xyrauchen texanus isolate HMW12.3.18 chromosome 42, RBS_HiC_50CHRs, whole genome shotgun sequence genomic DNA:
- the LOC127635189 gene encoding translocon-associated protein subunit alpha-like isoform X2 yields MKFMHKLLLVLLAFPAALLIKGPAVAAQDATEDEEAVDEDMADDVMAEDEDDEAEVEDDENTELTEEKEEEDDEGLVGEMKASPNADSTILFVKGDDFPANDIVKFLLGFTNKGSEDFVVESLDASFRYPQDFQFYIQNFTALQLGTVVPPQRQATFEYSFIPAEPMGGRPFGLVINLNYKDNSGNVFQDAVFNQTVTITEREDGLDGETIFLYVFLSGLGLLVVVGLHQLLESRKRRRPAVKVEMGTSNHNDVDMSWIPQETLNQIMASRRDKVSPRQSPRKRTQKRSAGSDE; encoded by the exons ATGAAATTTATGCATAAACTGCTGCTGGTCTTACTGGCGTTTCCCGCGGCGCTGCTGATTAAAG GTCCGGCGGTGGCTGCACAGGATGCCACTGAGGACGAGGAGGCAGTGGATGAAGATATGGCTGATGATGTCATGGCTGAAGATGAGGATGATGAAGCAGAAGTGGAAGATGATGAGAACACTGAACTA ACtgaggagaaagaggaagaggaTGATGAAGGTCTGGTGGGAGAGATGAAGGCTTCACCGAACGCTGACTCGACCATCCTCTTCGTCAAAGGAGACG ATTTCCCTGCGAACGACATCGTGAAGTTCCTGTTGGGCTTCACTAATAAAGGCTCGGAGGACTTCGTGGTGGAGTCTCTGGACGCTTCGTTCCGTTACCCGCAGGACTTCCAGTTCTACATCCAGAACTTCACGGCTCTTCAGCTCGGGACGGTGGTTCCTCCGCAGCGTCAGGCCACGTTTGAGTATTCCTTCATCCCGGCTGAACCCATGGGCGGTCGACCCTTCGGTCTCGTCATCAACCTCAACTATAAAGACAACAGC GGAAACGTGTTCCAGGACGCCGTGTTTAATCAGACGGTCACTATCACTGAGAGGGAGGACGGACTCGACGGAGAGAC gatcttcctgtatgtgtttttgtctgGTCTTGGTCTGCTGGTTGTGGTCGGTCTACATCAGCTGCTCGAGTCACGCAAG AGGAGGAGACCAGCAGTTAAAGTGGAGATGGGAACATCAAACCACAATGATGTGGACATGAGCTGGATCCCACAGGAAACACTCAACCAGATCA TGGCGAGTCGGCGAG ATAAAGTGTCTCCCAGACAGTCTCCACGCAAGAGGACGCAGAAACGCTCGGCCGGATCCGACGAGTGA
- the LOC127635189 gene encoding translocon-associated protein subunit alpha-like isoform X3 — protein sequence MKFMHKLLLVLLAFPAALLIKGPAVAAQDATEDEEAVDEDMADDVMAEDEDDEAEVEDDENTELVRDTEEKEEEDDEGLVGEMKASPNADSTILFVKGDDFPANDIVKFLLGFTNKGSEDFVVESLDASFRYPQDFQFYIQNFTALQLGTVVPPQRQATFEYSFIPAEPMGGRPFGLVINLNYKDNSGNVFQDAVFNQTVTITEREDGLDGETIFLYVFLSGLGLLVVVGLHQLLESRKRRRPAVKVEMGTSNHNDVDMSWIPQETLNQINKVSPRQSPRKRTQKRSAGSDE from the exons ATGAAATTTATGCATAAACTGCTGCTGGTCTTACTGGCGTTTCCCGCGGCGCTGCTGATTAAAG GTCCGGCGGTGGCTGCACAGGATGCCACTGAGGACGAGGAGGCAGTGGATGAAGATATGGCTGATGATGTCATGGCTGAAGATGAGGATGATGAAGCAGAAGTGGAAGATGATGAGAACACTGAACTAGTAAGAGAT ACtgaggagaaagaggaagaggaTGATGAAGGTCTGGTGGGAGAGATGAAGGCTTCACCGAACGCTGACTCGACCATCCTCTTCGTCAAAGGAGACG ATTTCCCTGCGAACGACATCGTGAAGTTCCTGTTGGGCTTCACTAATAAAGGCTCGGAGGACTTCGTGGTGGAGTCTCTGGACGCTTCGTTCCGTTACCCGCAGGACTTCCAGTTCTACATCCAGAACTTCACGGCTCTTCAGCTCGGGACGGTGGTTCCTCCGCAGCGTCAGGCCACGTTTGAGTATTCCTTCATCCCGGCTGAACCCATGGGCGGTCGACCCTTCGGTCTCGTCATCAACCTCAACTATAAAGACAACAGC GGAAACGTGTTCCAGGACGCCGTGTTTAATCAGACGGTCACTATCACTGAGAGGGAGGACGGACTCGACGGAGAGAC gatcttcctgtatgtgtttttgtctgGTCTTGGTCTGCTGGTTGTGGTCGGTCTACATCAGCTGCTCGAGTCACGCAAG AGGAGGAGACCAGCAGTTAAAGTGGAGATGGGAACATCAAACCACAATGATGTGGACATGAGCTGGATCCCACAGGAAACACTCAACCAGATCA ATAAAGTGTCTCCCAGACAGTCTCCACGCAAGAGGACGCAGAAACGCTCGGCCGGATCCGACGAGTGA
- the LOC127635189 gene encoding translocon-associated protein subunit alpha-like isoform X1 — protein sequence MKFMHKLLLVLLAFPAALLIKGPAVAAQDATEDEEAVDEDMADDVMAEDEDDEAEVEDDENTELVRDTEEKEEEDDEGLVGEMKASPNADSTILFVKGDDFPANDIVKFLLGFTNKGSEDFVVESLDASFRYPQDFQFYIQNFTALQLGTVVPPQRQATFEYSFIPAEPMGGRPFGLVINLNYKDNSGNVFQDAVFNQTVTITEREDGLDGETIFLYVFLSGLGLLVVVGLHQLLESRKRRRPAVKVEMGTSNHNDVDMSWIPQETLNQIMASRRDKVSPRQSPRKRTQKRSAGSDE from the exons ATGAAATTTATGCATAAACTGCTGCTGGTCTTACTGGCGTTTCCCGCGGCGCTGCTGATTAAAG GTCCGGCGGTGGCTGCACAGGATGCCACTGAGGACGAGGAGGCAGTGGATGAAGATATGGCTGATGATGTCATGGCTGAAGATGAGGATGATGAAGCAGAAGTGGAAGATGATGAGAACACTGAACTAGTAAGAGAT ACtgaggagaaagaggaagaggaTGATGAAGGTCTGGTGGGAGAGATGAAGGCTTCACCGAACGCTGACTCGACCATCCTCTTCGTCAAAGGAGACG ATTTCCCTGCGAACGACATCGTGAAGTTCCTGTTGGGCTTCACTAATAAAGGCTCGGAGGACTTCGTGGTGGAGTCTCTGGACGCTTCGTTCCGTTACCCGCAGGACTTCCAGTTCTACATCCAGAACTTCACGGCTCTTCAGCTCGGGACGGTGGTTCCTCCGCAGCGTCAGGCCACGTTTGAGTATTCCTTCATCCCGGCTGAACCCATGGGCGGTCGACCCTTCGGTCTCGTCATCAACCTCAACTATAAAGACAACAGC GGAAACGTGTTCCAGGACGCCGTGTTTAATCAGACGGTCACTATCACTGAGAGGGAGGACGGACTCGACGGAGAGAC gatcttcctgtatgtgtttttgtctgGTCTTGGTCTGCTGGTTGTGGTCGGTCTACATCAGCTGCTCGAGTCACGCAAG AGGAGGAGACCAGCAGTTAAAGTGGAGATGGGAACATCAAACCACAATGATGTGGACATGAGCTGGATCCCACAGGAAACACTCAACCAGATCA TGGCGAGTCGGCGAG ATAAAGTGTCTCCCAGACAGTCTCCACGCAAGAGGACGCAGAAACGCTCGGCCGGATCCGACGAGTGA
- the LOC127635189 gene encoding translocon-associated protein subunit alpha-like isoform X4 has protein sequence MKFMHKLLLVLLAFPAALLIKGPAVAAQDATEDEEAVDEDMADDVMAEDEDDEAEVEDDENTELTEEKEEEDDEGLVGEMKASPNADSTILFVKGDDFPANDIVKFLLGFTNKGSEDFVVESLDASFRYPQDFQFYIQNFTALQLGTVVPPQRQATFEYSFIPAEPMGGRPFGLVINLNYKDNSGNVFQDAVFNQTVTITEREDGLDGETIFLYVFLSGLGLLVVVGLHQLLESRKRRRPAVKVEMGTSNHNDVDMSWIPQETLNQINKVSPRQSPRKRTQKRSAGSDE, from the exons ATGAAATTTATGCATAAACTGCTGCTGGTCTTACTGGCGTTTCCCGCGGCGCTGCTGATTAAAG GTCCGGCGGTGGCTGCACAGGATGCCACTGAGGACGAGGAGGCAGTGGATGAAGATATGGCTGATGATGTCATGGCTGAAGATGAGGATGATGAAGCAGAAGTGGAAGATGATGAGAACACTGAACTA ACtgaggagaaagaggaagaggaTGATGAAGGTCTGGTGGGAGAGATGAAGGCTTCACCGAACGCTGACTCGACCATCCTCTTCGTCAAAGGAGACG ATTTCCCTGCGAACGACATCGTGAAGTTCCTGTTGGGCTTCACTAATAAAGGCTCGGAGGACTTCGTGGTGGAGTCTCTGGACGCTTCGTTCCGTTACCCGCAGGACTTCCAGTTCTACATCCAGAACTTCACGGCTCTTCAGCTCGGGACGGTGGTTCCTCCGCAGCGTCAGGCCACGTTTGAGTATTCCTTCATCCCGGCTGAACCCATGGGCGGTCGACCCTTCGGTCTCGTCATCAACCTCAACTATAAAGACAACAGC GGAAACGTGTTCCAGGACGCCGTGTTTAATCAGACGGTCACTATCACTGAGAGGGAGGACGGACTCGACGGAGAGAC gatcttcctgtatgtgtttttgtctgGTCTTGGTCTGCTGGTTGTGGTCGGTCTACATCAGCTGCTCGAGTCACGCAAG AGGAGGAGACCAGCAGTTAAAGTGGAGATGGGAACATCAAACCACAATGATGTGGACATGAGCTGGATCCCACAGGAAACACTCAACCAGATCA ATAAAGTGTCTCCCAGACAGTCTCCACGCAAGAGGACGCAGAAACGCTCGGCCGGATCCGACGAGTGA